The Algoriphagus sp. TR-M9 genome has a window encoding:
- a CDS encoding DUF6134 family protein, giving the protein MQINRKIAAILFIILLSCAGLPSSAVAQEKTHDYDIVLAGFTIGKMQATEQQTANGANYKIHSKVEFWFFGKIHVEFLQKAFYENGQLIRATTNSDSNRGNFLTTVHWNEDHYDVDANSYKFHNEEPINQPLFLSTAMLYFKEPKAGEVLISENFGMPTKIVELEKGVYEIEVNGNMNRFHYENGVLQKVVLENSIKNYSIRRVSE; this is encoded by the coding sequence ATGCAAATCAACCGAAAAATAGCCGCCATACTTTTCATTATTCTGCTGAGCTGCGCAGGGCTGCCTTCCAGTGCTGTTGCCCAAGAGAAAACCCATGACTATGATATTGTTTTAGCAGGATTTACCATAGGAAAGATGCAGGCTACCGAACAGCAAACTGCAAATGGGGCGAATTATAAAATCCACAGTAAAGTGGAATTCTGGTTTTTTGGTAAAATCCACGTGGAGTTTCTACAGAAAGCCTTCTATGAAAATGGACAGCTAATACGTGCCACCACCAATTCTGACTCAAACCGCGGTAATTTTTTAACCACTGTACATTGGAATGAAGATCACTACGATGTAGATGCCAACTCGTATAAATTTCATAATGAGGAGCCCATCAACCAGCCTTTGTTTTTGAGCACGGCCATGCTTTACTTCAAAGAACCCAAAGCCGGAGAGGTGTTGATCTCTGAAAACTTCGGAATGCCTACTAAGATAGTGGAATTAGAAAAAGGGGTATACGAAATTGAGGTAAATGGAAATATGAACCGTTTTCACTATGAAAATGGCGTTTTGCAAAAAGTAGTTTTAGAAAATTCCATCAAGAATTACTCTATCCGCAGAGTCAGTGAGTGA
- a CDS encoding TIGR04283 family arsenosugar biosynthesis glycosyltransferase: protein MSEQVTISVIIPTHNEQENIRELLPVLTKDPSGLVLEILVVDAHSTDHTARVATEFGAKVIASPRLSRAYQLNLGAQNASGQVLYFLHADVRPFRKFAEVISESIQKGKSPGCFSYQFDSSSQMLQLNSWFTQFNGVFAGGGDQSLFIEKELFFLLGGYDEKFCVMEDFDLVRRIRQKTDFHVLPHKLTVSARKYVHAGWLRVQVANLIAFSLFLLKIKPASIKSLYLKLLK, encoded by the coding sequence GTGAGTGAGCAAGTCACCATATCGGTGATCATTCCTACGCACAATGAGCAGGAAAATATCCGGGAATTGTTGCCGGTTTTGACCAAGGATCCCAGTGGATTAGTGCTGGAAATCCTAGTCGTAGACGCTCACTCTACAGATCATACTGCTAGGGTAGCTACTGAATTTGGTGCCAAGGTCATAGCTAGCCCCAGGCTTTCACGTGCCTATCAGTTAAACCTAGGGGCACAAAATGCGAGTGGTCAGGTACTTTATTTTTTACATGCAGATGTACGCCCTTTCAGGAAGTTCGCAGAAGTGATTTCAGAATCCATTCAAAAAGGAAAATCTCCGGGATGCTTCAGCTACCAATTTGACTCATCTAGCCAAATGCTTCAGCTGAACAGTTGGTTTACTCAGTTTAATGGGGTTTTTGCAGGTGGTGGAGATCAATCGCTTTTCATCGAGAAAGAATTATTTTTTTTATTGGGTGGGTATGATGAGAAATTTTGCGTGATGGAAGACTTTGATCTGGTGCGTAGAATTCGTCAAAAAACTGATTTTCATGTGCTTCCCCATAAGCTCACAGTCTCTGCGAGAAAATATGTCCATGCTGGGTGGTTAAGGGTGCAGGTTGCAAATCTGATTGCTTTTTCTCTTTTTTTGTTAAAAATTAAACCAGCTTCGATCAAAAGTTTATATTTAAAACTTTTAAAGTAA
- a CDS encoding VOC family protein yields MNKATINGIQQVGIGVKDANQAWAWYRKAFKMDVPIFQDSAEAKLMTRYTSGKVESRHAILALNMQGGGGFEIWQYTSKVPEASKEELAWFDLGILAVKIRCRDIHKTYEHLKAVGATMLGEPAKNPVGDWHFYVKDPYGNTFELIENGSWFSKNKDLTGGVAGVVVGVTSVDEALPVYQEHLQQREMRCDETAVWEDFKQVGGKDAKFRRVILQGSSDFTGAFGKLFCQTQVELIETTNQPRNRAFENRNWGDLGFIHVCFDVNGMTAIKEKLANEGIELTVDSENEFDMGKAAGRFSYLEDPDGTLIEMVETFKVPIMEKLGWYLNLSDRKKQSNLPNFVVKLLSLNRVKA; encoded by the coding sequence ATGAATAAAGCGACAATTAATGGCATCCAACAGGTAGGGATAGGTGTAAAAGATGCAAATCAGGCTTGGGCCTGGTATAGAAAGGCATTCAAGATGGATGTGCCGATTTTTCAGGACAGTGCTGAAGCCAAATTGATGACCCGATACACCTCTGGTAAAGTAGAAAGCAGACATGCTATATTGGCATTAAACATGCAGGGCGGAGGCGGTTTTGAGATCTGGCAGTACACTTCTAAAGTACCCGAGGCATCCAAGGAGGAATTAGCCTGGTTTGATTTAGGGATATTGGCGGTGAAAATACGGTGTCGTGATATTCATAAAACCTACGAGCACTTGAAAGCTGTGGGAGCTACTATGCTCGGTGAACCTGCCAAAAACCCAGTGGGAGATTGGCATTTCTATGTTAAGGATCCCTATGGCAATACTTTTGAACTGATAGAAAACGGTTCTTGGTTTAGCAAAAACAAGGATTTGACCGGAGGAGTAGCAGGTGTGGTAGTGGGGGTGACCTCAGTAGATGAAGCGCTGCCTGTGTATCAAGAGCATTTGCAGCAACGTGAAATGCGCTGCGATGAAACTGCGGTTTGGGAAGATTTCAAGCAAGTAGGAGGAAAGGATGCTAAGTTCAGAAGAGTAATCCTGCAGGGCTCATCCGATTTTACCGGAGCTTTCGGGAAATTATTTTGCCAGACCCAGGTAGAACTTATAGAAACTACCAATCAACCCAGAAACAGAGCTTTTGAAAACCGAAATTGGGGAGATTTGGGCTTTATTCACGTTTGTTTTGATGTGAATGGCATGACAGCTATTAAAGAAAAACTGGCCAATGAGGGCATTGAACTTACAGTTGATAGCGAAAATGAATTTGATATGGGAAAGGCTGCCGGGAGATTTTCCTATCTGGAAGACCCAGACGGCACCTTGATTGAAATGGTGGAAACTTTCAAAGTGCCGATCATGGAGAAGTTGGGGTGGTACCTGAATCTCAGCGACCGCAAGAAGCAAAGTAATTTGCCAAATTTTGTGGTGAAGCTACTTTCACTTAATCGGGTAAAAGCCTAG
- the gap gene encoding type I glyceraldehyde-3-phosphate dehydrogenase — protein MTNTNMTPQKNIRIAINGFGRIGRYTAKLLLEKEGVNLVAINDLADQEAIAHLLKYDSIHRKSSFKVSLTDNFLQVNQHKIGLYGISDPSELPWKALDIDVVIECTGRFTERKNAEKHIQAGAKKVIISAPSHDPSVKMIVLGVNEQLLNGTEQIVSNASCTTNCLAPMVKVLHENFHVVKGYASTVHSYTNDQNLHDAPHRDLRRARAAAYSIIPTTTNAGKALDEVLPEIAGKIEASAMRVPVPDGSLTDLIVELEQEASAEEINEAFRKAANEGLKGYLEVEDAPIVSMDIIGNPHSCIIDAALTSSKGKMIKLVGWYDNEAGYANRLVDLVKYISKGNG, from the coding sequence ATGACCAACACCAACATGACTCCACAGAAAAACATTCGAATTGCCATCAACGGATTCGGACGTATCGGAAGATATACTGCCAAACTACTCTTGGAAAAAGAAGGCGTAAACCTAGTAGCTATCAACGACTTGGCTGATCAAGAAGCTATAGCCCACCTTCTGAAATACGATTCCATTCATAGAAAATCATCCTTCAAAGTCAGCCTTACAGACAATTTCCTTCAAGTGAACCAGCATAAAATCGGACTTTATGGGATTTCAGACCCTTCGGAATTGCCTTGGAAAGCGCTGGATATAGATGTGGTCATAGAATGTACAGGTAGATTTACCGAACGAAAAAATGCTGAAAAACATATTCAAGCGGGAGCGAAAAAAGTAATCATTTCGGCACCTTCTCATGATCCCAGTGTGAAAATGATTGTACTTGGGGTAAATGAACAGCTCCTGAACGGGACGGAACAAATCGTTTCCAATGCATCCTGCACCACCAACTGCCTCGCTCCCATGGTCAAGGTGCTGCACGAAAACTTCCACGTGGTCAAAGGCTATGCATCTACGGTGCACTCTTATACCAACGACCAAAATCTCCATGATGCCCCTCACCGGGATTTAAGAAGAGCTAGGGCTGCTGCTTATTCGATTATTCCTACCACTACCAATGCCGGGAAAGCTTTGGACGAAGTCCTGCCAGAAATCGCCGGGAAAATAGAAGCTTCAGCCATGCGGGTACCCGTACCAGATGGCTCACTGACGGACCTCATCGTTGAGCTGGAACAGGAAGCCAGTGCAGAAGAGATCAATGAGGCATTCCGAAAAGCGGCAAATGAAGGCTTAAAAGGGTACCTAGAAGTAGAAGATGCCCCCATTGTGTCCATGGATATCATAGGCAATCCGCACTCCTGCATTATAGATGCAGCGCTTACTTCCTCTAAGGGTAAAATGATAAAATTGGTGGGCTGGTATGACAACGAAGCCGGCTATGCAAACCGGCTCGTTGACCTGGTGAAATATATTTCTAAGGGCAATGGCTAG